From the genome of Fusobacterium varium, one region includes:
- the rpiB gene encoding Ribose-5-phosphate isomerase B, which yields MKIALGADHGGFELKEKVKTHLIKNGYEVLDLGTNSTDSVDYPEFGHAVGHAVVEKKAEFGIVICGTGIGISIAANKVPGVRAALCTNTTMARLTREHNNANILAMGGRIVGDVLALEMVDVFLATEFQGGRHEKRINKIETI from the coding sequence ATGAAAATTGCTTTAGGTGCAGATCATGGAGGATTTGAACTAAAAGAAAAAGTAAAAACACATCTTATAAAAAATGGATATGAAGTATTAGATCTTGGGACAAATTCAACTGACTCTGTAGATTATCCTGAATTTGGTCATGCTGTTGGTCATGCTGTTGTTGAAAAAAAAGCTGAATTTGGAATAGTTATCTGTGGAACTGGAATAGGTATTTCCATTGCTGCTAATAAAGTTCCTGGTGTCAGAGCAGCTCTTTGCACTAATACTACAATGGCAAGATTGACTAGAGAACATAATAATGCTAATATTCTTGCAATGGGTGGCAGAATTGTTGGAGATGTTCTTGCACTTGAAATGGTAGATGTTTTTCTTGCTACTGAATTCCAAGGTGGAAGACATGAGAAAAGAATCAATAAAATAGAAACTATCTAA
- the slyD gene encoding FKBP-type peptidyl-prolyl cis-trans isomerase slyD — MKIAESNVVTLEFKVYDNDTNELLEDTKEVGPFFYIHGLGNFVPKIEETLEGQEKGFKTVMTLTPEEGYGDYDEELVEKMDKADFEEFEDIYEGLEFIADMDDGTEQQYVITAIEDDVVTADGNHPFAGKNIRFEVEVTGVREATEKELEHGHPHFEGFEN, encoded by the coding sequence ATGAAAATTGCTGAAAGCAATGTAGTAACATTAGAATTTAAAGTTTATGATAATGATACAAATGAACTTTTAGAGGATACAAAAGAAGTTGGACCATTTTTTTACATTCATGGATTAGGAAATTTTGTTCCAAAAATTGAAGAAACTTTAGAGGGACAGGAAAAAGGATTTAAAACTGTTATGACTCTTACTCCTGAAGAAGGGTATGGAGATTATGATGAAGAACTTGTTGAAAAAATGGACAAGGCTGATTTTGAAGAATTTGAAGATATCTATGAAGGGCTTGAATTCATAGCAGATATGGATGATGGAACTGAGCAGCAATATGTAATTACTGCTATTGAAGATGATGTTGTAACTGCTGATGGAAATCACCCATTTGCTGGTAAAAATATAAGATTTGAAGTTGAAGTAACTGGTGTAAGAGAGGCTACTGAAAAAGAATTAGAACATGGACACCCTCACTTTGAAGGTTTTGAAAATTAA
- a CDS encoding DJ-1 family protein, whose amino-acid sequence MKNILLLISQGVEILEVSPFIDVFGWNMIVGKKDTFLTTCSFHDIINCTWNIKILPEVNLKDTKLNLEIYDALIIPGGFGKAGFFNDMKITEFQNIIKYFHSQDKIILGVCTGVIALGESGILKNRKATTYLLDNDRYFRQLLNFGAIPIREEIVIDGNIITSSAPKNALETAFILLEKLTSKENMEKVKYNMGF is encoded by the coding sequence ATGAAAAACATACTATTACTTATTTCTCAAGGTGTTGAAATTCTTGAAGTATCTCCATTTATCGACGTTTTTGGCTGGAATATGATTGTAGGAAAAAAGGACACTTTTCTTACTACTTGTAGCTTCCATGATATAATCAATTGTACATGGAATATTAAAATTTTACCAGAAGTAAATTTAAAAGATACAAAATTAAATTTAGAAATATACGATGCTTTAATAATTCCTGGTGGCTTTGGCAAAGCAGGTTTTTTCAATGATATGAAAATTACTGAATTTCAAAATATCATTAAATATTTTCATAGCCAAGATAAGATAATACTTGGTGTTTGTACTGGAGTTATAGCTCTTGGAGAAAGTGGTATTCTCAAAAACAGAAAAGCTACTACCTATCTTTTAGATAATGACAGATATTTCAGGCAGCTCTTAAATTTTGGAGCAATTCCTATAAGAGAAGAAATTGTAATTGATGGTAATATCATTACCTCTTCAGCTCCTAAAAATGCTTTGGAAACAGCATTTATTCTTCTTGAAAAATTAACTTCTAAAGAAAACATGGAAAAAGTAAAATATAATATGGGATTTTAA
- the speA gene encoding Arginine decarboxylase produces MSKLDQNKTPLFSVLKDEYVGRDILPFHVPGHKRGKGVDKEFYDFMGNGPFSIDVTIFKMVDGLHQPKSCIKEAQELAADAYGVKKSFFAVNGTSGAIQAMIMSVMKAGDKILVPRNVHKSVSAGIILSGSEPIYMNPEVDEELGIAHGVRPQTVENMLKQHPDIKAVLIINPTYYGVATDIKKIADIVHSYDIPLIVDEAHGPHLHFHDELPLSAVDAGADICTQSTHKIIGAMTQMSLLHINSDRIDPNRVQQILSLLHTTSPSYPLMASLDCARRQIATEGYELLDRTIKLAKRFRNEVNRIPGMFCFGDEIVGREGIFAFDPTKVTVTAKELGLTGFELETLLVDDYNIQVELSDFYNVLGLITIGDTDESIDKFIAALKSISERFYGKVTKVKRNFIKMPTIPEQVLIPREAFYSDKNTILFEESAGKICGEMIMAYPPGIPIITPGERITEEIIDYIKELKEAKLHIQGMADPELININVIEEEDAIYLYTEKMKSMMFGVPMNLGANKAGIEFGPDTLCEYYPDTFDEMEIIEVEKQKENFNEWNLKYKNTILNTCEKLAASVNEAVRDGYRPIVIGGDHSIALGSISGVSLEKEIGVIWIDAHGDMNTDESTITGNIHGMPLALLQGAGDRDLVNCFYEGAKIDSKNVVILGARDLDFKEREIIDQLGVKVIYHDEVLQKGLENILEEIKDYLKIDNLHISFDVDSVNPEMAPGVSTPVRNGFTTDEIFQTFKYLFKNYFVTSVDIVEFNPVNDKNDKTLKFVNELTEYVINPD; encoded by the coding sequence ATGTCAAAGCTAGACCAAAATAAGACTCCACTATTCTCTGTATTGAAAGATGAATATGTTGGAAGGGATATTCTTCCATTTCATGTGCCTGGTCACAAGAGAGGAAAAGGAGTAGACAAAGAATTTTATGATTTCATGGGGAATGGACCTTTCTCCATAGATGTAACTATTTTTAAAATGGTAGATGGATTACATCAGCCAAAAAGCTGTATAAAAGAAGCTCAAGAATTAGCAGCAGATGCTTATGGTGTTAAGAAAAGCTTTTTTGCAGTAAATGGGACTTCTGGTGCTATTCAAGCAATGATTATGTCTGTAATGAAAGCTGGAGATAAGATATTAGTACCAAGAAATGTACATAAATCAGTTTCTGCTGGTATCATATTAAGTGGTTCTGAACCTATTTATATGAATCCGGAAGTTGATGAGGAGTTGGGAATAGCCCATGGTGTCAGACCTCAGACTGTAGAAAATATGCTGAAACAGCATCCAGATATAAAAGCAGTATTAATTATAAATCCTACATATTACGGAGTAGCAACTGATATAAAAAAAATTGCTGACATAGTTCATAGTTATGATATTCCTCTTATAGTAGATGAAGCTCATGGACCACATCTTCATTTTCATGATGAACTTCCTTTATCAGCAGTAGATGCTGGAGCAGATATTTGTACTCAAAGTACACATAAAATAATCGGGGCTATGACTCAAATGTCACTTTTACATATAAATTCTGACAGAATTGATCCAAATAGAGTACAGCAGATATTAAGTCTTTTACATACAACATCACCTTCTTATCCATTGATGGCTTCATTGGATTGTGCAAGAAGACAGATAGCAACAGAAGGATATGAACTTTTAGATAGAACTATAAAATTAGCTAAAAGATTCAGAAATGAAGTTAATAGAATACCTGGAATGTTTTGCTTTGGTGATGAAATAGTAGGAAGAGAAGGAATTTTTGCTTTTGATCCAACAAAAGTTACAGTTACAGCAAAGGAATTAGGACTTACAGGATTTGAGCTGGAAACTCTTCTTGTAGATGATTATAATATACAAGTAGAACTTTCAGATTTCTATAATGTATTAGGACTTATTACTATTGGAGATACAGATGAAAGTATAGATAAATTTATAGCTGCTTTGAAATCGATAAGTGAAAGATTCTATGGAAAAGTTACAAAGGTAAAAAGAAACTTTATAAAAATGCCTACTATTCCAGAACAGGTATTGATACCGAGAGAAGCTTTTTACAGTGATAAAAATACTATACTTTTTGAAGAGAGTGCTGGTAAGATATGTGGTGAAATGATAATGGCTTATCCACCTGGAATACCTATTATCACTCCTGGAGAAAGAATAACAGAAGAGATAATTGATTATATAAAAGAATTAAAAGAGGCTAAACTTCATATCCAGGGAATGGCTGACCCTGAACTTATAAATATCAATGTAATTGAAGAGGAAGATGCTATCTACTTGTATACAGAAAAGATGAAGAGTATGATGTTTGGTGTTCCAATGAATCTTGGAGCAAACAAAGCTGGAATTGAATTTGGACCTGATACACTTTGTGAATACTATCCAGATACATTTGATGAAATGGAAATCATAGAAGTTGAAAAACAAAAAGAAAACTTTAATGAATGGAATCTTAAATATAAAAATACTATTCTTAACACTTGTGAAAAACTTGCAGCTTCTGTAAATGAAGCAGTAAGAGATGGATATAGACCAATTGTAATAGGTGGAGATCACTCTATAGCACTTGGAAGTATATCTGGAGTTTCATTAGAAAAAGAAATAGGAGTAATATGGATAGATGCTCATGGTGATATGAATACTGATGAATCTACTATTACAGGAAATATTCATGGAATGCCTCTTGCACTTTTACAAGGAGCAGGGGATAGGGATTTGGTAAACTGTTTCTATGAAGGAGCTAAAATCGATAGCAAAAATGTGGTTATACTTGGTGCCAGAGATTTAGATTTCAAAGAAAGAGAGATAATAGACCAGCTTGGAGTAAAAGTTATATATCATGATGAAGTTCTTCAAAAAGGATTGGAAAATATTCTTGAAGAGATAAAGGATTACCTGAAAATTGATAATCTTCATATAAGTTTTGATGTTGATTCAGTAAATCCTGAAATGGCTCC